A window of the Henckelia pumila isolate YLH828 chromosome 3, ASM3356847v2, whole genome shotgun sequence genome harbors these coding sequences:
- the LOC140886354 gene encoding uncharacterized protein → MSSRDSGTFPSDTKKNPNNQVKAVELRSGKRVEPERQEAKDPEVTIPEKTAGKSSTSTQPLTSQNNFVIPPPFPAALKKAKLDSQFSKFLEVFKKLNINIPFADALMQMTSNAKFLKEILSNKRKMEENVMISLTENCSALVQNKIPPKKKDPGSFSIPCMINDVSFHKALCDLGASINLMSYFVFRKLSLGETKPTRMLSQLANRSLKYPRGIIEYLLVDKFIFPVDFVVLDMEEDLDMPLILGRPFLATGKALIDVQKGEILLRVGEEKISFDVFNALKSSQYNEE, encoded by the coding sequence ATGTCCAGTAGAGATTCGGGTACTTTTCCAAGCGACACGAAGAAGAATCCAAATAATCAGGTCAAGGCAGTTGAATTGAGAAGTGGGAAGCGAGTAGAACCTGAGAGACAAGAAGCGAAAGATCCAGAAGTTACTATACCGGAGAAAACTGCAGGTAAGTCTTCTACTTCTACACAACCACTCacatcacaaaataattttgttaTTCCACCACCTTTTCCTGCAGCTCTCAAGAAAGCCAAGCTAGACTCCCAGTTTTCAAAATTTCTAGAGGTattcaagaaattgaatatCAACATTCCTTTTGCCGACGCACTGATGCAAATGACCAGCAATGCTAAGTTCTTGAAGGAGATTCTCTCCAACAAGAGGAAAATGGAGGAGAATGTCATGATCAGTTTAACAGAAAATTGCTCTGCACTGGTACAGAACAAGATCCCACCAAAGAAAAAAGACccagggagtttctctatcccttgCATGATTAATGATGTGTCTTTTCATAAAGCTTTGTGTGATTTAGGTGCTAGCATAAATCTAATGTCATATTTTGTTTTTAGAAAACTAAGTTTGGGAGAGACGAAACCCACCAGGATGTTGTCGCAATTGGCTAACAGATCTCTAAAGTATCCAAGAGGGATAATAGAATATTTACTGGTagacaaattcatcttcccgGTGGATTTTGTGGTACTTGACATGGAAGAAGATTTGGACATGCCTCTTATTCTAGGCAGACCTTTCCTGGCAACAGGAAAAGCACTCATAGATGTCCAAAAGGGAGAAATACTGTTGAGAGTGGGAGAGGAGAAAATTTCTTTTGATGTGTTTAATGCGCTTAAAAGTTCACAATATAATGAAGAATGA